From the genome of Streptomyces xanthophaeus:
GTCTCGGCCTTGTCCCCGTGCAGCCGTACCGGTATGCCCCGCCCCTGCAGGAACTCCTGCGCCCAGGAGTGGAGACTGCGGAAGTCCACCCGGTCGGCGACGGCCGGGGCCATGCTCCGGAGGAAAGTGCTCTGTACCCGGGGCAGGTTGTTGGCGAAGGTGACGTACAGGATGCGGCCGGTCGTCCGCCGGGCCAGGTGGGCCGCACGGTGCAGGGCGACGACCGTCTTGCCGGTACCGGCCGGTCCGCTGATGCGGGCCGGGCCCGCCCAGTTGCGGCGCACCAGCGCTACCTGATCGGGGTGGAGGAAGGTCATCCACTGCTCGATCGGCGCCTGCATCGCTCCCTTCAAGGCCGCGTCGCGCAGGCCTTCCAGGTCGAACAGCCCGTCCGGGGAGCTGGGTCGGTGGTGCTCGGGCACCTGCGGCTGCTGCTGCTCGACCGCCGACCCCGCGTAGCCCGGGAACACCCGCTCCAGATGGTCGGCGATCGCCCGGACCGACTCCGCGCGCAGCCGGTGCCGCTGCGACAGCAGCACGGGGCCGATCTCGTGTTCGCCCAGGAGCCGTATCCGGCCGCGGCTCGTGTCGACACGCTGCCCGGCGAACACCATGAGCGGCTGGACCGCCACCGGTGACATGCCGAGGGACGCCACCGCGCTCTCGGCGGCCTTCGTGGCGGCGAGCAGCCCGGCCGCCTGTCCGTCGTCCGGCTCGCCGCCGGCGGTGACGTCGATGACGTCGATGACGAAGACACCACCGGGCCCCACCAGCAGCATGTCCGCTTCGGCGGTCCGTGTCCCGGACCATTGCCGGTCGACGAGCAACCGCCAGCCGCGGGCCGTCAGTACCAACAGCTGGGCGAGGACCCGCTGTTCGCCCTCACCGACAGCGCCCCACCGCAGGGCCTGCCGGCGGGCGGCCTGCCACTGCTCCCGGAGTAACCGCTCCTGCCGCCGCGCGTCCTGCGCCCGCTGCGATGCCGCCCCGCCTGCCCCCATACCAGCCCCCCTCGTACGCGGAGTGACGATCATAGGGCGGAACGCGAGCGTGCCGGCAGGGCGCGTACCGGGCGGCGGGCCGGCTTCGGAACACCTGCGGGACAGCCCTCGGGTGGAGGACTACACTCGGAAGGAGATGGGGGCCGCAACTGCGGGAGTCACCCAAATCCCGTGGCTACGCGCCAGGGCGCGACGGCGAGATGTCCACGCCTTGGTCCGAGTCCGCGGCCGGTCGACGCAGTGCGACAGCGGCTGCGGCTACAGCCTCATTTCCGCATATATGGACCGACAAAATCTCATGACATCTGGTGCATGAGGCATGTGGGCTGTGCGCTGCACGCCAGGTCATGCCGGTCTCTTCTGCGGGCCGTTCCGTACCGGTCCGGCCGCCGTTCCTCATATGCAGCTCCGAGGAGTTCGGCGCGCGCTCGACCGGCGAGGACCGGGACGGCACAGAACACGACAATGAAGGGTGCTGAATCATGCAAGCACTGAGAATCAAGCGTCTCTTCGCGGTGTCTGCCATCGGCGTTCTGATGGCAGGTGGCGCTGCCATCGGCGCCGCCGGTACCGCCTCCGCGGCCACGCCCACCCACGCCGTCACCTACGTCACCGGTGGTGGCTGGGACCATGACCACCACCACGGATGGTACGACGACGACGATGACGACTGGGGCGGAGGCTACGGCGACGACTGCTGACTGATCAGTGTGTGGAGCTGTGCGGCACGTCCGGCCGCACGGCTTCACCTGCGCACCGGGCAGTCTTCCTCGGCGACGGTGAACTGGTCGCGGACGAAGTGCTGTTCGCTGTTCGCTGTTCGCCATCGGCCGGACCGGTGCATCCGGGAGGTCGTCATGGGCACCGCGAACCAGGACGGCGCAACGAACGTCGACGGAGGGTCGACCATGGATATGAATCTAGAGGTCGTAGTGATACCGGTGGCTGACGTCGATCGCGCCCTGCGCTTCTACCAGGGCTTGGGGTGGAGGGTCGATGCGGACTTCGAGACGGGGCCGGAATTCCGAATCGTGCAGCTGACGCCTCCGGGCTCGGGATGCTCGATCCATATCGGCCGCGGAGTCACCCCTGCGGCAGCAGGCTCCGTCCAGGGAACGTACCTCGTCGTCCAGGACCTCGACAAAGCCCGCGCCGAGCTGATCGGCCAGGGTGCCGAGGTCAGCGAGATCTTCCACCGCGTCTACGACAGCGGCACCCCGGAACAGGTGGACGGCCCGGCTCCGAACGGCGCCAGCTACGGCTCGTACGCGACGTTCAGTGACCCGGACGGGAATGGGTGGCTGCTCCAGGAGGTCCGGGAGCGACTGCCCGGACGATGACGGCCGCCAGAACCGGGCAGAGCACTCGAGACCGAGAGGACCGCCCATGACCAGCGTTGTACGGCCGATTCTTCACGGCGCCGCTGCGGGACTCGCCGGCACGACCGCACTCAACATGGCGGGTTACGTCGATATCGTACTTCGAGGCCGGCCCCTCAGTGATACGCCTGAGATCACGGTGCGCACCCTTGCCGAGAAGCTCCATGTACGAATTCCCGGGGACGACCGGGTCCGGGAGAACCGGATCGCGGGCCTCGGTCCCTTGACCGGATACACCGTGGGGATGGGCATGGGGGTGGCACTGTCACTGGCGCAGGCTGCCGGCTGGCTTCCGACGAAGACGTCCCGCTATGCCGTTGCATCCCTCTTCGCCCTGACTGTCACCAACATGCCGATTTTCCTTCTGGGAATCTCGGATCCGCGGACCTGGACAGCCTCGGACTGGGTCTCGGACATCATCCCGCACGGCATCTTCGCGCTGGTCACGGTCCGCGTCATCGAAAAGCTGGAAGCGGCGAGCCCCCGGAGCTGACGGCCAGGTTCGCCGGTCCGCGCGCGACGCTTTCAACCACGGGCTCGAGGACGGCCCTCCCCCACGGCATCGCCGCTCGCCGTGCCGGTCAGGACGGCGCCTGCGACGACGCCGAAGAGGTGTTCGGCGCGCGGAGCGAGCGAGGGCTGATCACCGAGCCAGGCGAGCGCGGCCACGAGCGCGAACAGGTCGGCGCCGTCCATGTCCCTCCGTGCCGCGCCCGCGTCCTGCGCGCGGGTGAGGAGCCGGGCGCCGGCGGCGCGCAGGGTGACGCACGATGCGTGGAGTGCGGACTCGGTGTCCTCGAGGGCGGCTGCCATCAGCGCGACCGCGCCCCGGTACGCCGTCGTCCACGCAACGTAGTCGCTCAGCCACGAGGCGAGAGCGTCGCCGGGCGAGCTGGACGCCTCCAGGGTGTCCGCCTTGGCGGTCAGCTCGTCGAAGCTCGTGCGGAGCAGGGCATCGAGCAGCGCCTCGCGCGTCGGGAAGTGACGCAGCAGCGTCGCCAGTCCGACGTCGGCCCTGCGCGCGATGTCGCGCATCGACACGTCGACACCCTGCTCGGTGATGGCGGTGCCCGCCGCTGCGAGCAGCTGGTCGCGATTCTTCCTGGCGTCGGCGCGCATCTGTCCCTCTTGACTAAACGGATCAGTGGTCCATATATTCGGATCAGTGGTCCGTTTATGTGGATCACTGATCCGGTAAGCCTATCCCGCAGCGCGGGCTGGAGGAAACGATGTCGGCAGACACGATGAGGGCGATCCGGCTCCATGAGCACGGCGGCCCTGAGGTCCTGCGCCACGAAGAGGTGCCCCTCCCCGAGGTGGGGCCGGGTGAGGTGCTCGTTCGTGTGCACGCTGTCGGCGTCAACCCCCCGGACTGGTACCTGCGGGAGGGGATGTCCAACCTGCCTCCTGAGATGAGACCGAAGTTCAGCCTGCCCGTGATTCCGGGTACGGACCTGTCAGGCGTCGTCGAGGACGTCGCCGCGGATGTGGACGGCTTCTCCGTCGGTGACGAGGTCTTCGGCCTCCTTCGCTTCCCGGGCTTCGAGGGCAGCACCTATGCCGAGTACGTCGCCGCGCCCGCCTCGGACCTCGCACTCAAGCCGGCCGGCATCGATCACGTGCACGCTGCCGGAGCACCGATGGCCGGGCTCACCGCGTGGCAGTTCCTGATCGAGCTCGGACACGATCACCCCTCACCGTTCCAGGCGGCGCAGCATCGCCCGGTGCCGCTCGACACCACCAAGACGGTGCTCATCAACGGCGCCGCGGGCGGCGTGGGGCACTTCGCCCTGCAGCTGGCCAAGTGGCAGGGGGCGTTTGTCATCGCGGTGGCGTCGGGCACGCACGAAACGTTCCTGCGTGAGCTCGGCGCCGACGAGTTCATCGACTACACCAAGAGCCGTCCCGAGGAACTCGTGGACGGCGTCGACCTCGTTGTCGACGCCGTCGGCGGCCCCCACAGCAAGCGCTTCCTGCGCACGCTCAAGCGCGGCGGCTCCCAGTTCCCCGTGTTCTTCGGCGAATTCGACGAGGAAGAGACCGCGAAGCTGGGCGTCACGGTCACGGGCACCCAGGTCCGCTCGGACGCCGCGCAGCTCGCCGATCTGGGGCGCCTGCTCGACACGGGCACGGTCCGCGTCGCGATCGACAGCACGTTCCCTCTCGCGGAGGCCCGGGCCGCGCACGAACGCGCCGCCCAAGGGCACATCCAAGGCAAGATCGTGCTCACGGTCGCCTAGCGACGAGTCACAAGGGTGCGGCTAGTCCTGCCAGTAGAAGAGCAGGGTGTCGACCTTCAACGGGTCGCGGCTGCCGAAGTAGTACACGCAGAGGCCGGTGACCTCGGTCGAGGCGACGGCGCGGTCGATCCAGCGGAACCCGGCGGATTCGAGGGCTCGGCGCACGTCCGGATCGTCGTCGTCGCCGGTGGCGAACCGGCCGAGCGTGCTGATGAACACCGTGCCGTCGCCGGTGCCGTGGTGGATCACGTGGTACGTGCCGTCCCCCGTGCCGTTGTCCTCTCCGCAGGAGACGGGGGGCTTCGGCGCGAGGCCCGCGGCGGTGAGGGCTGCCATGGCACGCAGCAGTGGCTCGGCCGGGTCGTAGGCCGGCGCCTCCGTGCACACGGCCTCGATCCGCCACCGCGGATCGCTCCGCTCCTCGGCCCACTGCCCGTACTCGTGGACGATCACCGCGCGCAGTTCCTCGTCCAGGCCGGCCACCTCGACGCGGGGCCGCCCCAGCTCCCCGTACAGTCTCCGGGTCTCGGCGGCGTCGTCGGTCAGCCGGTGCAGCGCGTACACGGCCCACAGCTTCGCCTCCTCGGTCGGCGCCCCGGCCAGGTAGCCGCGGAGCCGTTCGGGGTCGGTCAGGAACTCCTGGGCGCGGTACGCGACCGCCCGGTCGGGGTCGGCGAGCGCATCGGTGACGTCCTGGCCGGCGTGGTGGCGCAGGCGGATGCCGGTGGAGCGGTCCTCGGGCCGGGCCCCGTCGAGTTCGGCCAGGACCGCCTCGAACCCGTACCGTGCGGCCAGTGCGTCCAGCCCGGCCTCGCCGGTCTCCCGCCGGTCACGCCACGGACTGAAGGCGACTGCCGCCAGGGCGCCCGCCGCCGTGAGGTCGCCGAGCGCGCCGCGGGCCCCCAGGACCGCTTCGGCCATGCCGTACGCGCCGTCCTGCTGCCGGTCCTCGTGCCGCAGCCAGGGCAGCAGCTCGGTGCGGTCCGCGAGCAGGCCCAGCAGCGCGATGCGTACATGGCTCACCTCACGGGTGTCCTGGACACAGGCGATCAACCGGGCCACGCGCCGCTCCGGCACCCGTCCGGCCAGTGCCTCCGCGCAGGCCTGGCGGCGCCACCACGGCTGGGCCGTGTCGGCCGCGCACCTCGCGAGGGCGTCCGCGTCGAACGCGCGCAGGCCCGCGGTGTCGGTCCGCCCGGCTTCCGGACTCAGCATCTTGATCGTCTTCGCCATCCCGGGAGGTTACTCGGCGTCGCCGGGCGGGGCCCTCCCCTTTTCCGGGTCCGGGCGGGCGGGATCCGGTGTCGGTGGGTGTCGATAGGCTTCATGGATGGCACTCCCCGACGCTTCCCCCGACACCTCCGAGACCTCGGAGACCTCCGACGCTCTGCAGGTACTGCACCGTGTGTTCGGCTACAGCTCCTTCCGCGGTGAGCAGCAGGAGATCATCGAGCAGGTCGTCGGCGGCGGCGACGCCCTCGTACTGATGCCGACCGGCGGCGGCAAGTCGCTCTGCTACCAGATCCCGGCGCTGGTCAGAGAAGGCACGGGCATCGTCATCTCGCCGCTCATCGCGCTGATGCAGGACCAGGTGAACGCGCTGACCGCCCTCGGGGTGCGGGCCGGATTCCTCAACTCGACGCAGGACCCGTACGAGCGGCAGGCCGTCGAGCAGGCGTTCCTCGGCGGCGAGCTGGACCTTCTCTACCTGGCCCCCGAGCGTCTGCGCACCGAGAGCACCCAGCGGCTGCTCGACCGGGGGACGGTTTCGCTCTTCGCGATCGACGAGGCGCACTGCGTCGCCCAGTGGGGTCACGACTTCCGGCCCGACTACCTCGCGCTGTCGATGCTGCACGAGCGCTGGCCGAAGGTGCCCCGGATCGCGCTGACCGCGACGGCCACCGAGGCCACCCACGCCGAGATCGTGGCGCGGCTCGGCCTGGAGGAGGCCCGGCACTTCGTCGCCAGCTTCGACCGGCCGAACATCCAGTACCGGATCGCTCCGAAGAACAACCCGCTCAAGCAGGTGCTGGAGCTGATCCGCACCGAGCACGCCGGTGACGCCGGAGTCGTGTACTGCCTCTCGCGGGCCTCCGTGGAGAAGACCGCGGCCTTCCTGGTGGAGCAGGGCATCGACGCCGTGGCGTACCACGCCGGCATGGACGCCCGGACGCGCGCGGCGAACCAGGCGCGGTTCCTGCGGGAGGACGGGGTCGTGGTGGTGGCCACGATCGCCTTCGGCATGGGCATCGACAAGCCGGACGTGCGCTTCGTGGCGCACCTCGACCTTCCGAAGTCGGTCGAGGGCTACTACCAGGAGACCGGCAGGGCGGGCCGCGACGGCGAGCCGGCCACGGCCTGGCTGGCGTACGGCCTGCAGGACGTGGTCCAGCAGCGCAAGCTCATCGACGGTTCCGACGGCGACGAGACGCACCGCCGCTCCCTGGGCATGCACCTGGACGCCATGCTGGCGCTGTGCGAGACGGTCGACTGCCGCCGGGTGCGGCTGCTGGAGTACTTCGGCCAGTCGGGGACGCCGTGCGGCAACTGCGACACGTGTCTGACGCCGGCCGAGTCCTGGGACGCGACGGTCGCCTCGCAGAAGCTGCTGTCGACCGTGTGGCGGCTGGCGAACGAACGGCGGCAGAAGTTCGGCGCCGGCCAGATCATCGACATCCTCCAGGGCAAGAAGACGGCCAAGGTCATCCAGTTCGACCACGACGCGCTCTCGGTGTTCGGCGTCGGGGCGGACCTGGGCACCGCGGAGTGGCGGGGGGTCGTGCGCCAGCTGCTGGCGCAGCGGCTGCTGGCGGTGGAGGGCGAGTACGGGACGCTGGTGCTGACGGACGACAGCGGCGAGGTGCTGGGCGGACGCCGCAGCGTCCCGATGCGGAAGGAGAAGGCGCCCGCCGGACCCGCCCGCAAGGAGTCCGGTTCGCGCTCGGGGAAGGGTGCCCGGGTGCCGGTCGACCTGCCGGCCGCGGCGGAGCCCGTCTTCCTGGCCCTGCGCGCCTGGCGGGCCGAGACGGCGCGGGAGCAGGGCGTACCGGCGTACGTCGTCTTCCACGACGCGACGCTGCGGGAGATCGCGACCCGGCTGCCCGCCACGACGGAGGAGCTGGGCACCATCGGCGGCGTCGGCGAGGCGAAGCTCGCCAAGTACGCCGAGGGCGTCCTCGACACCCTGGCGGAGTGCGGCGCTGCGGCTTCGGCCCCCGCGTCCGCGCCGCCGGCCGGGTCCACCGGGTCCGCCGCCCCGGCTCACCCGGAGGCACCGCCCGCGGCACGGTCCGCGGCGGAGGCGCCGGACGACGACGAGCCTCCGTTCGACCTGGACGAGATGGCTCCGCCGCCCTGGGACGACTGGCAGTAGCGGTTCCAGCCGCACGGGTGCCGGGCCGCGGCACCCTGCACCCATGGGCGCGCATCCTGCGCCCATGGGCGGCCGACGGCCGGCGACCGGCGACCGGGTGTGAGCGGCCGGTCACCCGGCGCACCCTCAGGAAACCTGCACATGGCGTCCGCGATCTCGACAGCGCACCTCCCCCGCAGGGCGATTTGTCACGATACATCCCGCCCCTTCGGTGGTGATTCATCCCGTTCGGTTCCATGCCGGCAGTTCACCGTCTCTTTCTGTTACTCGTTCATGTGAAGAAGTCGCCACCATTCGGTGAATCAAGCTGCACGTCGGTCGGCAGAGGTGAGCGTCAGCCTGTGACGGGAAGTCAGCGGGATTGGGTGGAGGGCGCGTTCGCGTGCTTTCATCTTGCGCATCGCAGCAGTCAGGAACGGCGGCCGAGTTTCGTTCCGCCGACCGCTCGGCGATGAATTCCTCCCCCCAATGAAAGGTGCGCGCCATGCGTAACGACCTGGAGACCCGCGAGATCGACGACACCGAGCTGGACGCCGTGTCCGGCGGCATCATCAGCGTGTCCGGCGGCCTGGCCGGCGCCGTGACCAGCGATGTCACCAATGTCGTGGGCGTCGTGGGCTCCCTCCACACCGTCCAGGCCGCGACGGGCATCGTGTCCCACGTCCCCGGTCTCGTCACGGGCATCACCGGTGTTTCGGTGAACTCCGGTCGCGCCGGTCTCTGATCGGAAACACCCGTGAACCCCGGATCATCCCCCACGGCTCCGGGGTTCACGGCCGCCCGCATGTCCCCCCGTATGTCCCCCCGCGTGTCCCTCCGCGTGTCCCTCCGTATGTCCGCTCGACGATACGAATGCAGCCGAAGGAACAGTTCGTGCAGTTTCGCCAAAAGGCTCTTTCCAAGCTGCAATCGCCCGAGGAATTGGACCTGCCCGTTCGCTTGGCCCGCCCCCAGGGTCGACTGGTCCTGGCCGTCACGGTCGCCGTCATGGCGGCCTCGGCCTACTGGGCCTTCACCGGCACCGTGTCGTCCAGGCTGAGCGCACCGGGCATCCTCACCCGGGCCGAGGGCAGTTACGTCTTGCAGACGCCGGTCGCGGGACAGGTGACCGGGGTCCTCGCCGAGGAGGGCCAGCTGCTGGCCGCCGGTGCGCCCCTGCTCAACGTCCGTACGGAGCAGGGGGAACGGCCCGTGCGCGTGGTGACCGGCGGCCGCCTGACGACCCTGGTGGCCAAGGTGGGTTCGGTCATCGCCACCGGTGCGGACGTGGCCACCGTGGAACGTGCGACGGATCCGCAGGACCCGCTGGTGGCCGTGCTGTACGTGCCGGGCGGCAGCGGTTCGGCGATCACCGTGGGCGCCCCGGTCGACCTGAGCGTCCAGTCCGTCCCGCAGCAGCGGTTCGGCATGCTGCGCGGGCGCGTCACGGCGGTCGGCCGCGCGCCGCAGACGCGGGCGCAGCTCGGCGGCTTCCTCGGCGACAGCGCTCTCGCCGAACAGTTCTCCCGCCACGGCAGCCCGGTGGCCGTGGTCGTACGGCTCGAACGCTCCTCCTCCACCCCGTCCGGCTACCGGTGGTCCTCCGCGGACGGGCCCCCGTACGCCGTCGATTCGAGGACCCCGGTCACCGGAGCCGTCCACCTCGCCGCGCAGCGCCCGGTCGACTGGCTGCTGCCGTGACCGCGCCGCACCTGCCGCCCGCCGGGCGCCGGCGTCACCGCCCCGAGCCGAAGGGCGGCTCCCGCCGCAGGCCCGCACCCCGGCCCACCCCCGCACCCGTACCCGTACCGCGGGGCAGGACGCCCCGCCCCGTACGCACGCCCACCGTGCTGCAGATGGAGGCGGTGGAGTGCGGCGCCGCCGCCCTGGCCATGGTGCTCGGCCACCACGGCCGCTTCGTCCCGCTCGAAGAACTGCGCATCGCGTGCGGTGTCTCCCGCGACGGTTCCCGCGCCAGCAGCCTCCTCAAGGCCGCCCGCGGGTACGGGCTGACGGCCAAGGGCATGCAGATGGACCTGGCCGCGCTCGCCGAAGTGAGCGCCCCGGCCGTCCTCTTCTGGGAGTTCAACCACTACGTCGTCTACGAGGGCACGGCCCGGCGGCGCGGCCGCACGGGTGTGTACGTCAACGACCCCGCCAAGGGGCGCCGGTTCGTCCCCATGGACGAGTTCGACACCAGCTTCACCGGGATCGTCCTCACCTTCGAGCCGGGCGACGGGTTCCGCCGCGGCGGCCGCGGCCCGGGTGTCCTGGGGGCCGTGCCGGCCCGTATGCGGGGTACCTCGGGCACCATGGCCGCCGCCGTGGTCGCCAGCCTCCTCCTGGTCGCCGTCGGCGCGGCGGTGCCGGCCCTCAGCCGTACGTACATCGACATGTTCCTCATCGGCGAACAGACGTCCCTGCTCGGTGTGCTGTTCGCCTCGATGGCCGTCGCCCTCGTCCTCACCGCGACCCTCACCGCGCTGCTGCAGGCCAACCTGCTGCGCGGGCGCATCATCTCCTCGACCCTGAGCAGTGCCCGCTTCTTCCGGCATCTGCTCAGGCTTCCCGTCACCTTCTACTCCCAGCGCAACCCGGCCGACCTGGTGCAGCGCCTGCAGTCGAACGACGCGGTCGCCGAGACCCTCGCCCGGGACCTGTCCGCCGCCGCCGTGGACGCCGTGGTGGTCGTGCTCTACGCGGTGCTGCTGTGGACGTACGATCCGC
Proteins encoded in this window:
- a CDS encoding VOC family protein; amino-acid sequence: MNLEVVVIPVADVDRALRFYQGLGWRVDADFETGPEFRIVQLTPPGSGCSIHIGRGVTPAAAGSVQGTYLVVQDLDKARAELIGQGAEVSEIFHRVYDSGTPEQVDGPAPNGASYGSYATFSDPDGNGWLLQEVRERLPGR
- a CDS encoding TetR/AcrR family transcriptional regulator yields the protein MRADARKNRDQLLAAAGTAITEQGVDVSMRDIARRADVGLATLLRHFPTREALLDALLRTSFDELTAKADTLEASSSPGDALASWLSDYVAWTTAYRGAVALMAAALEDTESALHASCVTLRAAGARLLTRAQDAGAARRDMDGADLFALVAALAWLGDQPSLAPRAEHLFGVVAGAVLTGTASGDAVGEGRPRARG
- a CDS encoding NADP-dependent oxidoreductase, which codes for MSADTMRAIRLHEHGGPEVLRHEEVPLPEVGPGEVLVRVHAVGVNPPDWYLREGMSNLPPEMRPKFSLPVIPGTDLSGVVEDVAADVDGFSVGDEVFGLLRFPGFEGSTYAEYVAAPASDLALKPAGIDHVHAAGAPMAGLTAWQFLIELGHDHPSPFQAAQHRPVPLDTTKTVLINGAAGGVGHFALQLAKWQGAFVIAVASGTHETFLRELGADEFIDYTKSRPEELVDGVDLVVDAVGGPHSKRFLRTLKRGGSQFPVFFGEFDEEETAKLGVTVTGTQVRSDAAQLADLGRLLDTGTVRVAIDSTFPLAEARAAHERAAQGHIQGKIVLTVA
- the recQ gene encoding DNA helicase RecQ; protein product: MALPDASPDTSETSETSDALQVLHRVFGYSSFRGEQQEIIEQVVGGGDALVLMPTGGGKSLCYQIPALVREGTGIVISPLIALMQDQVNALTALGVRAGFLNSTQDPYERQAVEQAFLGGELDLLYLAPERLRTESTQRLLDRGTVSLFAIDEAHCVAQWGHDFRPDYLALSMLHERWPKVPRIALTATATEATHAEIVARLGLEEARHFVASFDRPNIQYRIAPKNNPLKQVLELIRTEHAGDAGVVYCLSRASVEKTAAFLVEQGIDAVAYHAGMDARTRAANQARFLREDGVVVVATIAFGMGIDKPDVRFVAHLDLPKSVEGYYQETGRAGRDGEPATAWLAYGLQDVVQQRKLIDGSDGDETHRRSLGMHLDAMLALCETVDCRRVRLLEYFGQSGTPCGNCDTCLTPAESWDATVASQKLLSTVWRLANERRQKFGAGQIIDILQGKKTAKVIQFDHDALSVFGVGADLGTAEWRGVVRQLLAQRLLAVEGEYGTLVLTDDSGEVLGGRRSVPMRKEKAPAGPARKESGSRSGKGARVPVDLPAAAEPVFLALRAWRAETAREQGVPAYVVFHDATLREIATRLPATTEELGTIGGVGEAKLAKYAEGVLDTLAECGAAASAPASAPPAGSTGSAAPAHPEAPPAARSAAEAPDDDEPPFDLDEMAPPPWDDWQ
- a CDS encoding HlyD family efflux transporter periplasmic adaptor subunit, with the protein product MQFRQKALSKLQSPEELDLPVRLARPQGRLVLAVTVAVMAASAYWAFTGTVSSRLSAPGILTRAEGSYVLQTPVAGQVTGVLAEEGQLLAAGAPLLNVRTEQGERPVRVVTGGRLTTLVAKVGSVIATGADVATVERATDPQDPLVAVLYVPGGSGSAITVGAPVDLSVQSVPQQRFGMLRGRVTAVGRAPQTRAQLGGFLGDSALAEQFSRHGSPVAVVVRLERSSSTPSGYRWSSADGPPYAVDSRTPVTGAVHLAAQRPVDWLLP